From Erigeron canadensis isolate Cc75 chromosome 5, C_canadensis_v1, whole genome shotgun sequence:
GTTGGACATAATATATGATTGGGTAGTTTATAGTGTTCAATTTTGTGCACATAATATATTCTTTTCATGAGGACTGGATTTAATAATGGAACTTGGTTTTTGCAGGGTTTACTAGAACCCAGTCTTCAAGTGCTTCAGCTTGATGGGAACCCTTTGAGAAGGTATGCCCGGTCTCTTTTATATCTCTGTGCATACGTATACACCAATCCAAGGCACATAAATGGAGCGATACTGAATGGAGCTTGCTCTCTAGACATCATTTCTAAAGTAACCTAATGACAATAGTGAACgtctgatttatttatttttcttgttttgcagTATACGAAGAACAATTCTTGATCGCGGAACCAAAGCTATACTGAGCTACCTGAAGGACAGGTTACCGGATCagtaaaagattttttttcaaagtacATTCCTAGATGACTATTTTTGAGGGATGTGTGCTGTTTGTATgtgtttgtattttgttttggcTCTTATTTTGAATATAATGGCAAGTTATAATTTTGGTATTTGGTACTTGTACAATGCAATCATTCTTTGTGCTGAATcattatttcctttttttttttattgtatttccCTGTTACTGTTATTATCTTCTCAATTGTTGAATCACTTGTACAGAAAACTTGCATATCATAAATTCAAATTAACATTAGATGGCAACCAAGTACAATGGAAACAGATAATGATTTCGAAATATAAAATGCAACACGAAGGTTTTTCACTCTGTGTTCTCGGGGACAGGAATGTCCTCTTCATCAGGCGGTTCCAAAACCCATTCGCCTTTTTCATTCAGAATCATACCTTTGTTCTTCTCGATCCACCACGATCCTGGAATTAAGAACTCATCTTTCAAGAATTCACTTGATTTATTCACCAATGACAAACTCCTTTCGACCTTCAACTCAAACTCACCGTCGGCCCCATTCCACCCGGCCACTACATGCAACATTCCCTGCAAGTTATGCCAGTCACCAGTGTTCGTTGAGTTCTTCAAGCTCCCAGACTTACGTGTATCGATTTCAAACTGCACACCCGAATCCACATACCCCAATAGTCTACTCGGGTAAAGCGGAATCAAATCAATCTTGTTCCTTATGTGCAGGATTTTCACATTGGGGAATTGACTGAGACGATCGTTAAATACTTGGTTGCCCACTTGTGGTGAACCAAACACAAATGCTGCAATTGGGACCGTGATCCCATTTTCAGCAAGATCAAAAGCAGCCAAGATCGATAAACTTGCACCAAGACTGTGTCCTGTAAGTATTACACTAACTTCTTCATCTTTATACTTATCCACCAACTGCTTAATAGTGGTCAACACTTGTGTTCTTGCACTCACTTTTGTAAAAGCTGAATTCGGGTCATCTGAAGTGTAAATCGTTAACCAACCCTGCATAACCTTTGGTACCGCCTCGTCCTCATCACTATCACTGCTGCTGCTGTTATCTGCAGCACCTGCTTTAAGTAAACCAATTGTCTTTTGGCTTAACAGTGGTTCAGCAGACGCGTTTATAGCTCCTAAAACATTAATCCATTCAAAATCTCGACTAGTTCCTCTCCACACGACGTATATCTCACGTCGTCCTAATGTCTTGCTCACCTCATCACTAGTAGTTGCAATATATCCAATCCAATTCGATTCTCTGTCCCATGCTTCACGAGAAAgagaatgaagaaagaaagcttcAGGAACAGATACTTTAGCCGTTGCATAGATGAAAGCAGCGACTTGGTAATCATCAGGGGATGGTTGAAGCATGACTTTgtgaaaaaatgattttttgccATACCGACTACTCCCAGCATACTTTGAGTTTTTGTCATTGTTGAAAGCGTCGTAAGTGGCTTGACAGAAGTCGCCACACCGGAGAATGAGATTTCGCAGATTGATGTCAAAAGGGTCAAGAAGGCCTTCCCAGTTGTTGCTACCAAGTAGCTCCAGCCATGAAGTTTTGGATTGAGTTGTGGATTCCATGGTGGTGGTTGCAAGTAGGAAATGAATGGTTGTATGGATGGATGGATATATGcatgtaataatatataatgtgGGGCACAAATATATTCCCATGACAAAtctttaaaacattttataaataatagttgGTGATATTGACCACTTAATTATTCATCTAATGATTTCGGACCGGATAATTTTTATCGAGTTCAAGAACGAGCATTAGtagaagaaaaaagataaatgcCCCTTTCAAcaaatagaaaaaaagaaaagaaaaagaaacatgtCCTAGTAATCGTATTATCTAAACAAGCTTGGTTGCTAGAGCAAATGcgtctttcaaaaaaaaagataacttgTTTAATAAAATCAGTCATTACCAACTAAATAGTATGTAAgattgatatataaaaataaaatgagcaATTAAGCATATCATTTTATATCTAATTACCAGAAAAGTATTTATCTGTATCAGCAAATACAGTTCATTTAGATTTAGATAATTATAAGCATTGATTCATGTTGCCATGTCTATAATGCCTTTAAAGAAAGATAGTAGGCCACACTATCAATATAGCAAATTTGATAGTATATATATCTAGTCAAGCAAATAATGTAAAGTAAATCCTAGAACTATGATTGAAGGCAAATTCTTTATACTACAATTATTGTGAGTGTGG
This genomic window contains:
- the LOC122599044 gene encoding phospholipase A1-IIdelta-like yields the protein MESTTQSKTSWLELLGSNNWEGLLDPFDINLRNLILRCGDFCQATYDAFNNDKNSKYAGSSRYGKKSFFHKVMLQPSPDDYQVAAFIYATAKVSVPEAFFLHSLSREAWDRESNWIGYIATTSDEVSKTLGRREIYVVWRGTSRDFEWINVLGAINASAEPLLSQKTIGLLKAGAADNSSSSDSDEDEAVPKVMQGWLTIYTSDDPNSAFTKVSARTQVLTTIKQLVDKYKDEEVSVILTGHSLGASLSILAAFDLAENGITVPIAAFVFGSPQVGNQVFNDRLSQFPNVKILHIRNKIDLIPLYPSRLLGYVDSGVQFEIDTRKSGSLKNSTNTGDWHNLQGMLHVVAGWNGADGEFELKVERSLSLVNKSSEFLKDEFLIPGSWWIEKNKGMILNEKGEWVLEPPDEEDIPVPENTE